The Cucumis melo cultivar AY chromosome 5, USDA_Cmelo_AY_1.0, whole genome shotgun sequence genome has a segment encoding these proteins:
- the LOC103491659 gene encoding uncharacterized protein LOC103491659 isoform X2: MAFQKIEATNFYTVLLWFMVYAITHCFAESSTCLMVYKEGGAPAVFQSPKCPLWKLSDYTFQSPNAPHCQIAMHQGRRKYQEDRALCALDVRIPFLSKTGLMEVPVGIIAVFDGHNGAEASEMASKILLEYFVVHTYFLLDATYSGIFKRPFKTFSNEREHGAIFNQLNWREKISNRDLELGRLKYLLPADFDDDFHLEILKEALLRAIQDVDKTFSKEAHKNNLVSGSTATVILLADAQILVANIGDSKAFLCSEKFQSPAEAKATFLRLYKQKRYSGASRARGYGNSRPDSYDGLKHFYVKELTRDHHPDREDERSRVEIAGGHVVDWGGVPRVNGQLAISRAIGDVSFKSYGVISAPEVTDWQPLSTNDSFLVASSDGIFEKLSSQDVCDLLWEIHNDGMSSFEHSPSCSYSLADCIVSTAFERGSMDNMAAIVVPLRPGSSSRRFQEGSFVAQRDSSFPISGIENLIKEHSGKGISSSAMQLEHSHPVMSKFNRLLVEGRHNNLGCFYLSENLDEYKDYILRTQNEEEEYVCDLPHALPDSFNQQYGGSVNVYTDQSLCFHLGMIGAKDQCFNPEGFASFIGLLESIPFHDPGPDYQLFEHSPSVLRYVLKKRFARGSYGEVWLAFHGNCQEAFSSVGENDNVSCNSSFEDINARNYGCSSNSSQAYSLENNLFIMKRVMVERGAGIYLSGLREKYFGEIFFNASTCLGDVLSTGTSNFVFEESPWGSKDLLTKDESLCHKVGETRHFENISPNRFQANRVIYEEGLNHIVRYVESFESRSNEIWLVFHYEGTSLSKLMYSIENADEEKVEQKNHVQILRPSKWWHWLKTTEAGQEEMKNLIRQLLMALKSCHDRNITHRDIKPENMVICFEDQATGKCLNESRMEDENVSTKMRIIDFGSAIDEFTVKHLYGSMGPSRAEQTYDYTPPEALLNSSWYQEMSGSTLKYDMWSVGVVMLELILGSPNVFQVSDLTRVLLDQHLQGWNDGLKQLAYKLRSFMELCILIPGSSSRSYQKSGHQGDSPASWQCSEEVFARQIKSRDPLKLGFPNVWSLRLVRNLLQWNPISHVVVVVWYKLDRGKKFSWKLRTV, encoded by the exons GTAAAACAGGTCTTATGGAGGTGCCTGTGGGAATTATAGCAGTTTTTGATGGTCATAATGGTGCTGAAGCTAGTGAGATGGCTTCAAAGATTTTGTTGGAGTATTTTGTTGTGCATACTTATTTTCTTCTTGATGCCACTTATTCTGGAATTTTCAAGAGACCCTTTAAGACATTTTCGAATGAGAGGGAACATGGTGCCATCTTTAATCAACTTAATTGGAGGGAAAAAATTAGTAACCGTGATCTAGAACTTGGAAG GCTCAAATACTTACTTCCAGCCGATTTTGATGATGATTTTCATTTGGAAATTCTGAAAGAAGCACTGTTGAGAGCTATACAAGATGTTGATAAAACATTTTCCAAG GAAGCACATAAAAATAATCTCGTTTCCGGTTCTACTGCTACTGTTATATTATTAGCCGATGCACAAATTTTGGTTGCAAACATTGGTGACTCAAAGGCTTTCTTGTGCTCTGAAAAATTTCAGTCACCTGCAGAGGCTAAAG CCACCTTTTTAAGGTTATACAAGCAAAAAAGATATAGCGGTGCCTCACGTGCAAGGGGTTATGGAAATTCTCGACCAGATTCATATGATGGGCTGAAGCATTTTTATGTCAAAGAATTGACAAGAGATCATCATCCAGATAGAGAGGATGAAAGATCTAGGGTGGAGATTGCTGGGGGTCATGTTGTTGATTGGGGTGGTGTACCAAGAGTAAATGGTCAGTTGGCAATAAGCAGAGCAATTGGTGATGTGTCTTTCAAAAG TTATGGGGTTATATCTGCACCGGAGGTAACTGACTGGCAACCTTTGTCTACTAACGATAGCTTTTTGGTGGCTTCATCTGATGGCATTTTTGAGAAACTGAGCTCACAAGATGTTTGTGATTTGTTGTGGGAAATACACAATGATGGCATGTCAAGTTTTGAACATTCTCCTTCATGCTCATACTCACTGGCGGATTGCATTGTTAGCACTGCATTTGAACGGGGAAGTATGGATAACATGGCTGCTATTGTGGTTCCTTTAAGACCTGGTAGTTCTTCTCGTAGATTTCAGGAGGGGAGCTTTGTTGCACAGAGAGACTCAAGTTTTCCCATATCTGGAATAGAAAATCTTATTAAAGAGCACTCAG GCAAGGGTATCTCTTCCAGTGCCATGCAACTGGAGCATTCTCATCCAGTTATGTCTAAGTTCAACAGATTATTG GTTGAAGGAAGACATAATAATCTGGGATGTTTTTATCTGTCTGAGAATCTGGATGAGTACAAGGATTACATATTGCGAActcaaaatgaagaagaagaatatgtATGTGATCTACCCCATGCTCTTCCAGATTCCTTCAATCAGCAATATG GTGGATCTGTAAATGTGTACACTGACCAAAGCTTGTGCTTTCATCTTGGGATGATTGGAGCTAAAGATCAGTGCTTTAATCCTGAAGGCTTCGCTAGTTTTATTGGTTTGCTTGAATCAATTCCTTTTCACGATCCTGGTCCAGATTATCAACTATTTGAGCATTCACCATCTGTATTGAG GTATGTGTTGAAGAAAAGGTTTGCTCGTGGTTCCTATGGTGAAGTATGGCTGGCTTTTCATGGAAACTGTCAGGAAGCATTTAGTTCAGTAGGAGAGAATGATAATGTTTCGTGCAACTCATCTTTTGAAGACATCAATGCCAGAAATTATGGCTGCTCTTCAAATAGTTCTCAAGCCTATTCTCTGGAGAATAACTTGTTCATCATGAAACGTGTTATg GTCGAAAGAGGTGCCGGAATCTATTTGAGTGGCTTACGGGAGAAATATTTTGgtgaaatattttttaatgcTTCTACATGCCTGGGAGATGTGTTATCAACTGGAACATCAAACTTTGTCTTTGAAGAATCACCATGGGGATCTAAAGACTTATTGACAAAGGATGAATCACTGTGTCATAAAGTAGGGGAAACTAGgcattttgaaaatatttctccCAATCGTTTTCAGGCAAATAGAGTTATCTATGAAGAAGGTTTAAATCATATTGTGAGATATGTTGAATCTTTTGAATCTCGGTCTAATGAAATATGGCTTGTATTTCATTACGAAGGCACTTCCCTCTCAAAGCTCATGTATTCTATTGAAAATGCTGATGAAGAGAAAGTTGAGCAGAAAAACCACGTTCAAATTCTGCGACCTTCTAAGTGGTGGCATTGGTTGAAAACAACAGAAGCAGGACAAGAGGAGATGAAAAATTTAATACGTCAGTTG TTGATGGCACTCAAGTCTTGTCATGACCGCAATATCACTCACAGGGACATTAAACCTG AGAACATGGTGATATGCTTTGAAGATCAGGCTACTGGAAAATGCTTGAATGAAAGTCGAATGGAAGATGAGAACGTCTCTACTAAAAT GCGCATTATTGACTTTGGTAGTGCTATTGATGAATTCACAGTTAAGCATCTTTATGGGTCTATGGGGCCTTCTAG AGCGGAACAGACTTATGATTACACACCTCCTGAAGCCTTGCTAAATTCAAGTTGGTATCAGGAAATGTCAGGTTCTACTTTAAA GTATGATATGTGGAGCGTTGGTGTAGTAATGTTAGAATTGATCTTAGGATCACCCAATGTTTTTCAGGTAAGTGACTTAACCCGTGTTCTTTTGGACCAGCATCTTCAAGGCTGGAATGACGGCTTAAAGCAGCTAGCATACAA GCTTAGGTCGTTCATGGAGTTGTGCATTTTAATTCCTGGGAGCTCCTCAAGAAGTTATCAAAAAAGTGGTCAT CAAGGAGATTCCCCAGCATCCTGGCAATGCTCTGAAGAAGTTTTTGCCCGCCAAATAAAGAGTAGAGATCCTCTTAAACTCGG GTTTCCAAATGTTTGGTCTCTACGATTGGTCCGCAATCTACTACAATGGAATCCA ATCTCGCATGTGGTGGTGGTGGTGTGGTATAAATTGGATCGAGGAAAAAAGTTCTCCTGGAAGTT GAGGACCGTTTAA
- the LOC103491659 gene encoding uncharacterized protein LOC103491659 isoform X4 codes for MAFQKIEATNFYTVLLWFMVYAITHCFAESSTCLMVYKEGGAPAVFQSPKCPLWKLSDYTFQSPNAPHCQIAMHQGRRKYQEDRALCALDVRIPFLSKTGLMEVPVGIIAVFDGHNGAEASEMASKILLEYFVVHTYFLLDATYSGIFKRPFKTFSNEREHGAIFNQLNWREKISNRDLELGRLKYLLPADFDDDFHLEILKEALLRAIQDVDKTFSKEAHKNNLVSGSTATVILLADAQILVANIGDSKAFLCSEKFQSPAEAKATFLRLYKQKRYSGASRARGYGNSRPDSYDGLKHFYVKELTRDHHPDREDERSRVEIAGGHVVDWGGVPRVNGQLAISRAIGDVSFKSYGVISAPEVTDWQPLSTNDSFLVASSDGIFEKLSSQDVCDLLWEIHNDGMSSFEHSPSCSYSLADCIVSTAFERGSMDNMAAIVVPLRPGSSSRRFQEGSFVAQRDSSFPISGIENLIKEHSGKGISSSAMQLEHSHPVMSKFNRLLVEGRHNNLGCFYLSENLDEYKDYILRTQNEEEEYVCDLPHALPDSFNQQYGGSVNVYTDQSLCFHLGMIGAKDQCFNPEGFASFIGLLESIPFHDPGPDYQLFEHSPSVLRYVLKKRFARGSYGEVWLAFHGNCQEAFSSVGENDNVSCNSSFEDINARNYGCSSNSSQAYSLENNLFIMKRVMVERGAGIYLSGLREKYFGEIFFNASTCLGDVLSTGTSNFVFEESPWGSKDLLTKDESLCHKVGETRHFENISPNRFQANRVIYEEGLNHIVRYVESFESRSNEIWLVFHYEGTSLSKLMYSIENADEEKVEQKNHVQILRPSKWWHWLKTTEAGQEEMKNLIRQLLMALKSCHDRNITHRDIKPENMVICFEDQATGKCLNESRMEDENVSTKMRIIDFGSAIDEFTVKHLYGSMGPSRAEQTYDYTPPEALLNSSWYQEMSGSTLKYDMWSVGVVMLELILGSPNVFQVSDLTRVLLDQHLQGWNDGLKQLAYKLRSFMELCILIPGSSSRSYQKSGHQGDSPASWQCSEEVFARQIKSRDPLKLGRTV; via the exons GTAAAACAGGTCTTATGGAGGTGCCTGTGGGAATTATAGCAGTTTTTGATGGTCATAATGGTGCTGAAGCTAGTGAGATGGCTTCAAAGATTTTGTTGGAGTATTTTGTTGTGCATACTTATTTTCTTCTTGATGCCACTTATTCTGGAATTTTCAAGAGACCCTTTAAGACATTTTCGAATGAGAGGGAACATGGTGCCATCTTTAATCAACTTAATTGGAGGGAAAAAATTAGTAACCGTGATCTAGAACTTGGAAG GCTCAAATACTTACTTCCAGCCGATTTTGATGATGATTTTCATTTGGAAATTCTGAAAGAAGCACTGTTGAGAGCTATACAAGATGTTGATAAAACATTTTCCAAG GAAGCACATAAAAATAATCTCGTTTCCGGTTCTACTGCTACTGTTATATTATTAGCCGATGCACAAATTTTGGTTGCAAACATTGGTGACTCAAAGGCTTTCTTGTGCTCTGAAAAATTTCAGTCACCTGCAGAGGCTAAAG CCACCTTTTTAAGGTTATACAAGCAAAAAAGATATAGCGGTGCCTCACGTGCAAGGGGTTATGGAAATTCTCGACCAGATTCATATGATGGGCTGAAGCATTTTTATGTCAAAGAATTGACAAGAGATCATCATCCAGATAGAGAGGATGAAAGATCTAGGGTGGAGATTGCTGGGGGTCATGTTGTTGATTGGGGTGGTGTACCAAGAGTAAATGGTCAGTTGGCAATAAGCAGAGCAATTGGTGATGTGTCTTTCAAAAG TTATGGGGTTATATCTGCACCGGAGGTAACTGACTGGCAACCTTTGTCTACTAACGATAGCTTTTTGGTGGCTTCATCTGATGGCATTTTTGAGAAACTGAGCTCACAAGATGTTTGTGATTTGTTGTGGGAAATACACAATGATGGCATGTCAAGTTTTGAACATTCTCCTTCATGCTCATACTCACTGGCGGATTGCATTGTTAGCACTGCATTTGAACGGGGAAGTATGGATAACATGGCTGCTATTGTGGTTCCTTTAAGACCTGGTAGTTCTTCTCGTAGATTTCAGGAGGGGAGCTTTGTTGCACAGAGAGACTCAAGTTTTCCCATATCTGGAATAGAAAATCTTATTAAAGAGCACTCAG GCAAGGGTATCTCTTCCAGTGCCATGCAACTGGAGCATTCTCATCCAGTTATGTCTAAGTTCAACAGATTATTG GTTGAAGGAAGACATAATAATCTGGGATGTTTTTATCTGTCTGAGAATCTGGATGAGTACAAGGATTACATATTGCGAActcaaaatgaagaagaagaatatgtATGTGATCTACCCCATGCTCTTCCAGATTCCTTCAATCAGCAATATG GTGGATCTGTAAATGTGTACACTGACCAAAGCTTGTGCTTTCATCTTGGGATGATTGGAGCTAAAGATCAGTGCTTTAATCCTGAAGGCTTCGCTAGTTTTATTGGTTTGCTTGAATCAATTCCTTTTCACGATCCTGGTCCAGATTATCAACTATTTGAGCATTCACCATCTGTATTGAG GTATGTGTTGAAGAAAAGGTTTGCTCGTGGTTCCTATGGTGAAGTATGGCTGGCTTTTCATGGAAACTGTCAGGAAGCATTTAGTTCAGTAGGAGAGAATGATAATGTTTCGTGCAACTCATCTTTTGAAGACATCAATGCCAGAAATTATGGCTGCTCTTCAAATAGTTCTCAAGCCTATTCTCTGGAGAATAACTTGTTCATCATGAAACGTGTTATg GTCGAAAGAGGTGCCGGAATCTATTTGAGTGGCTTACGGGAGAAATATTTTGgtgaaatattttttaatgcTTCTACATGCCTGGGAGATGTGTTATCAACTGGAACATCAAACTTTGTCTTTGAAGAATCACCATGGGGATCTAAAGACTTATTGACAAAGGATGAATCACTGTGTCATAAAGTAGGGGAAACTAGgcattttgaaaatatttctccCAATCGTTTTCAGGCAAATAGAGTTATCTATGAAGAAGGTTTAAATCATATTGTGAGATATGTTGAATCTTTTGAATCTCGGTCTAATGAAATATGGCTTGTATTTCATTACGAAGGCACTTCCCTCTCAAAGCTCATGTATTCTATTGAAAATGCTGATGAAGAGAAAGTTGAGCAGAAAAACCACGTTCAAATTCTGCGACCTTCTAAGTGGTGGCATTGGTTGAAAACAACAGAAGCAGGACAAGAGGAGATGAAAAATTTAATACGTCAGTTG TTGATGGCACTCAAGTCTTGTCATGACCGCAATATCACTCACAGGGACATTAAACCTG AGAACATGGTGATATGCTTTGAAGATCAGGCTACTGGAAAATGCTTGAATGAAAGTCGAATGGAAGATGAGAACGTCTCTACTAAAAT GCGCATTATTGACTTTGGTAGTGCTATTGATGAATTCACAGTTAAGCATCTTTATGGGTCTATGGGGCCTTCTAG AGCGGAACAGACTTATGATTACACACCTCCTGAAGCCTTGCTAAATTCAAGTTGGTATCAGGAAATGTCAGGTTCTACTTTAAA GTATGATATGTGGAGCGTTGGTGTAGTAATGTTAGAATTGATCTTAGGATCACCCAATGTTTTTCAGGTAAGTGACTTAACCCGTGTTCTTTTGGACCAGCATCTTCAAGGCTGGAATGACGGCTTAAAGCAGCTAGCATACAA GCTTAGGTCGTTCATGGAGTTGTGCATTTTAATTCCTGGGAGCTCCTCAAGAAGTTATCAAAAAAGTGGTCAT CAAGGAGATTCCCCAGCATCCTGGCAATGCTCTGAAGAAGTTTTTGCCCGCCAAATAAAGAGTAGAGATCCTCTTAAACTCGG GAGGACCGTTTAA
- the LOC103491659 gene encoding uncharacterized protein LOC103491659 isoform X6 encodes MAFQKIEATNFYTVLLWFMVYAITHCFAESSTCLMVYKEGGAPAVFQSPKCPLWKLSDYTFQSPNAPHCQIAMHQGRRKYQEDRALCALDVRIPFLSKTGLMEVPVGIIAVFDGHNGAEASEMASKILLEYFVVHTYFLLDATYSGIFKRPFKTFSNEREHGAIFNQLNWREKISNRDLELGRLKYLLPADFDDDFHLEILKEALLRAIQDVDKTFSKEAHKNNLVSGSTATVILLADAQILVANIGDSKAFLCSEKFQSPAEAKATFLRLYKQKRYSGASRARGYGNSRPDSYDGLKHFYVKELTRDHHPDREDERSRVEIAGGHVVDWGGVPRVNGQLAISRAIGDVSFKSYGVISAPEVTDWQPLSTNDSFLVASSDGIFEKLSSQDVCDLLWEIHNDGMSSFEHSPSCSYSLADCIVSTAFERGSMDNMAAIVVPLRPGSSSRRFQEGSFVAQRDSSFPISGIENLIKEHSGKGISSSAMQLEHSHPVMSKFNRLLVEGRHNNLGCFYLSENLDEYKDYILRTQNEEEEYVCDLPHALPDSFNQQYGGSVNVYTDQSLCFHLGMIGAKDQCFNPEGFASFIGLLESIPFHDPGPDYQLFEHSPSVLRYVLKKRFARGSYGEVWLAFHGNCQEAFSSVGENDNVSCNSSFEDINARNYGCSSNSSQAYSLENNLFIMKRVMVERGAGIYLSGLREKYFGEIFFNASTCLGDVLSTGTSNFVFEESPWGSKDLLTKDESLCHKVGETRHFENISPNRFQANRVIYEEGLNHIVRYVESFESRSNEIWLVFHYEGTSLSKLMYSIENADEEKVEQKNHVQILRPSKWWHWLKTTEAGQEEMKNLIRQLLMALKSCHDRNITHRDIKPENMVICFEDQATGKCLNESRMEDENVSTKMRIIDFGSAIDEFTVKHLYGSMGPSRAEQTYDYTPPEALLNSSWYQEMSGSTLKYDMWSVGVVMLELILGSPNVFQVSDLTRVLLDQHLQGWNDGLKQLAYK; translated from the exons GTAAAACAGGTCTTATGGAGGTGCCTGTGGGAATTATAGCAGTTTTTGATGGTCATAATGGTGCTGAAGCTAGTGAGATGGCTTCAAAGATTTTGTTGGAGTATTTTGTTGTGCATACTTATTTTCTTCTTGATGCCACTTATTCTGGAATTTTCAAGAGACCCTTTAAGACATTTTCGAATGAGAGGGAACATGGTGCCATCTTTAATCAACTTAATTGGAGGGAAAAAATTAGTAACCGTGATCTAGAACTTGGAAG GCTCAAATACTTACTTCCAGCCGATTTTGATGATGATTTTCATTTGGAAATTCTGAAAGAAGCACTGTTGAGAGCTATACAAGATGTTGATAAAACATTTTCCAAG GAAGCACATAAAAATAATCTCGTTTCCGGTTCTACTGCTACTGTTATATTATTAGCCGATGCACAAATTTTGGTTGCAAACATTGGTGACTCAAAGGCTTTCTTGTGCTCTGAAAAATTTCAGTCACCTGCAGAGGCTAAAG CCACCTTTTTAAGGTTATACAAGCAAAAAAGATATAGCGGTGCCTCACGTGCAAGGGGTTATGGAAATTCTCGACCAGATTCATATGATGGGCTGAAGCATTTTTATGTCAAAGAATTGACAAGAGATCATCATCCAGATAGAGAGGATGAAAGATCTAGGGTGGAGATTGCTGGGGGTCATGTTGTTGATTGGGGTGGTGTACCAAGAGTAAATGGTCAGTTGGCAATAAGCAGAGCAATTGGTGATGTGTCTTTCAAAAG TTATGGGGTTATATCTGCACCGGAGGTAACTGACTGGCAACCTTTGTCTACTAACGATAGCTTTTTGGTGGCTTCATCTGATGGCATTTTTGAGAAACTGAGCTCACAAGATGTTTGTGATTTGTTGTGGGAAATACACAATGATGGCATGTCAAGTTTTGAACATTCTCCTTCATGCTCATACTCACTGGCGGATTGCATTGTTAGCACTGCATTTGAACGGGGAAGTATGGATAACATGGCTGCTATTGTGGTTCCTTTAAGACCTGGTAGTTCTTCTCGTAGATTTCAGGAGGGGAGCTTTGTTGCACAGAGAGACTCAAGTTTTCCCATATCTGGAATAGAAAATCTTATTAAAGAGCACTCAG GCAAGGGTATCTCTTCCAGTGCCATGCAACTGGAGCATTCTCATCCAGTTATGTCTAAGTTCAACAGATTATTG GTTGAAGGAAGACATAATAATCTGGGATGTTTTTATCTGTCTGAGAATCTGGATGAGTACAAGGATTACATATTGCGAActcaaaatgaagaagaagaatatgtATGTGATCTACCCCATGCTCTTCCAGATTCCTTCAATCAGCAATATG GTGGATCTGTAAATGTGTACACTGACCAAAGCTTGTGCTTTCATCTTGGGATGATTGGAGCTAAAGATCAGTGCTTTAATCCTGAAGGCTTCGCTAGTTTTATTGGTTTGCTTGAATCAATTCCTTTTCACGATCCTGGTCCAGATTATCAACTATTTGAGCATTCACCATCTGTATTGAG GTATGTGTTGAAGAAAAGGTTTGCTCGTGGTTCCTATGGTGAAGTATGGCTGGCTTTTCATGGAAACTGTCAGGAAGCATTTAGTTCAGTAGGAGAGAATGATAATGTTTCGTGCAACTCATCTTTTGAAGACATCAATGCCAGAAATTATGGCTGCTCTTCAAATAGTTCTCAAGCCTATTCTCTGGAGAATAACTTGTTCATCATGAAACGTGTTATg GTCGAAAGAGGTGCCGGAATCTATTTGAGTGGCTTACGGGAGAAATATTTTGgtgaaatattttttaatgcTTCTACATGCCTGGGAGATGTGTTATCAACTGGAACATCAAACTTTGTCTTTGAAGAATCACCATGGGGATCTAAAGACTTATTGACAAAGGATGAATCACTGTGTCATAAAGTAGGGGAAACTAGgcattttgaaaatatttctccCAATCGTTTTCAGGCAAATAGAGTTATCTATGAAGAAGGTTTAAATCATATTGTGAGATATGTTGAATCTTTTGAATCTCGGTCTAATGAAATATGGCTTGTATTTCATTACGAAGGCACTTCCCTCTCAAAGCTCATGTATTCTATTGAAAATGCTGATGAAGAGAAAGTTGAGCAGAAAAACCACGTTCAAATTCTGCGACCTTCTAAGTGGTGGCATTGGTTGAAAACAACAGAAGCAGGACAAGAGGAGATGAAAAATTTAATACGTCAGTTG TTGATGGCACTCAAGTCTTGTCATGACCGCAATATCACTCACAGGGACATTAAACCTG AGAACATGGTGATATGCTTTGAAGATCAGGCTACTGGAAAATGCTTGAATGAAAGTCGAATGGAAGATGAGAACGTCTCTACTAAAAT GCGCATTATTGACTTTGGTAGTGCTATTGATGAATTCACAGTTAAGCATCTTTATGGGTCTATGGGGCCTTCTAG AGCGGAACAGACTTATGATTACACACCTCCTGAAGCCTTGCTAAATTCAAGTTGGTATCAGGAAATGTCAGGTTCTACTTTAAA GTATGATATGTGGAGCGTTGGTGTAGTAATGTTAGAATTGATCTTAGGATCACCCAATGTTTTTCAGGTAAGTGACTTAACCCGTGTTCTTTTGGACCAGCATCTTCAAGGCTGGAATGACGGCTTAAAGCAGCTAGCATACAAGTAA